A single Altererythrobacter sp. BO-6 DNA region contains:
- the addA gene encoding double-strand break repair helicase AddA produces MSSGEVYPLVGNQQGAADPEESVWLSASAGTGKTQVISARVLRLLLRPDVQPEQILCLTFTKAGAAEMAVRINAVLARWVRIDEGRLGKELIHLGASNDHETRARARTLFASVLDCSGGGLRIDTIHAFSQWLLANFPEEAGLMPGMRPMEDRERHLLSRQVLGDMLVEAEQAGDRATLEAVERFTIAKGADALQAWLMRCAKARELWFGRRGWQPPMAPQVKQLLGIPSDASEAHLAEMCDNYTFDTASLLRCQQTLSAWDTATGREGSAAIEVWLARDPLERARTIDELYDGLFTKTTDAPKQLKNILKRDPEYGIYIDKVQENIRLIRDFRTLLELADFLTPALELGRAFALRWDEAKAREGLLDFDDLIERAASLLKEQVAGDWIRFKLDRQFDHILVDEAQDTNEAQWRIIDALIDDFFAGEGAAGDKVRTIFTVGDTKQAIFGFQGTSPENFQRAKERVAAAMDAANANAAAARINRRQRELRDLDLGQSFRTAIPVLEFVDRAIAAIGPGDMGLTDGHHPHVGQDRPGLVTLWNPVHDERGQEGDDPEEEGQENWLARHDRKLAEKIATQVARWTKGAEPFALQKGTHRNARPGDIMVLVRSRKELAGLIVARLHAKGVPVAGVDRLRLGEPLAVKDLMSALRFAVQPLDDLELANLLSSPLVGWSQDDLLAHVPRAKGKRLWHHLREHADPFVQATVARLRELLALADFETPQALLQWLLVGPWQGRAKLVARLGREANDPIDELLNAAFGYEASHTASLAGFIQWFDAGEGELKRDPDDAPDLVRVMTVHGSKGLQAPIVILADATSAPGKVRDVELAEQAAGQDLDDARKVPMPSLGKEMQIGRVADAYEAAKEAELQEHWRLLYVAMTRAEEALFIGGSLGPKARNGPHEDSWYARLAPLFGENALGDDLWRARREWGERAPPVAAQTEAITPEKLAEPAWLRRPIGPEPRPPRPLAPSSAGEEQGSDPPLPPEVAREAARRGVLIHALLERLPDLAPSDRPAAAARWLERQARELDEAARQEIAARALEVLAQPDLAEVFSHASLAEVPLAATVDGVVIAGIADRLLVTPEQVTVVDYKTARRPPARLEDIPESTLRQMAAYVAALEVIYPGRTVRAAIVYTQTPQIFELPQELVGLHKNAFQSAQQSYATSPVE; encoded by the coding sequence GTGAGCAGCGGCGAAGTCTATCCGCTGGTCGGCAACCAGCAGGGCGCAGCCGACCCTGAGGAAAGCGTGTGGCTGTCTGCATCGGCGGGCACGGGCAAGACGCAGGTGATCTCCGCGCGAGTGCTGCGCTTGCTGCTGCGCCCCGATGTCCAGCCCGAACAGATCCTGTGCCTGACCTTTACCAAGGCGGGCGCGGCGGAAATGGCGGTGCGCATCAATGCTGTGCTGGCGCGCTGGGTGCGGATCGATGAGGGGCGTCTCGGAAAGGAGCTGATCCACCTCGGCGCATCCAACGATCACGAAACCCGGGCTCGCGCGCGCACCCTGTTCGCCAGCGTGCTCGATTGCTCGGGCGGGGGCCTCAGGATCGATACGATCCACGCGTTTTCGCAGTGGCTGCTGGCCAATTTCCCCGAGGAAGCGGGCCTGATGCCGGGCATGCGGCCGATGGAGGATCGCGAACGGCATTTGCTTTCGCGGCAGGTGCTTGGTGACATGCTGGTCGAGGCCGAACAGGCGGGCGACCGGGCCACGCTCGAAGCGGTCGAGCGCTTCACCATCGCCAAGGGTGCGGACGCGCTGCAGGCATGGCTGATGCGCTGCGCCAAGGCGCGCGAGCTGTGGTTTGGAAGGCGGGGATGGCAGCCGCCGATGGCGCCGCAGGTGAAGCAGTTGCTGGGTATTCCAAGCGATGCCAGCGAAGCCCACCTCGCCGAGATGTGCGACAATTACACCTTCGATACGGCGAGCCTGCTGCGCTGCCAGCAAACCTTGTCGGCGTGGGACACAGCAACGGGTCGCGAAGGAAGTGCCGCAATCGAGGTATGGTTGGCGCGCGATCCGCTGGAACGTGCACGCACGATTGATGAGCTATATGACGGGCTATTCACCAAGACGACCGATGCGCCGAAGCAGCTTAAAAACATCCTCAAGCGCGATCCCGAATACGGGATCTATATTGACAAGGTTCAGGAAAACATTCGCCTCATCCGCGACTTCCGGACGCTCCTCGAACTCGCTGACTTCCTCACCCCGGCGCTGGAGCTGGGCCGCGCCTTCGCGCTGCGATGGGACGAAGCCAAGGCGCGCGAAGGCCTGCTCGACTTCGACGATCTGATCGAACGCGCCGCCAGCCTGCTCAAGGAACAGGTCGCGGGCGACTGGATCCGCTTCAAGCTCGATCGCCAGTTCGATCATATCCTGGTCGACGAGGCGCAGGACACGAACGAAGCGCAATGGCGCATTATCGACGCGCTGATCGACGATTTCTTCGCCGGCGAAGGGGCGGCCGGCGACAAGGTCCGCACGATCTTCACCGTTGGCGACACCAAGCAGGCGATCTTCGGCTTCCAAGGCACGAGCCCGGAAAACTTCCAAAGGGCGAAGGAGCGGGTGGCGGCGGCGATGGACGCAGCGAACGCCAATGCTGCTGCCGCTCGGATCAATCGCCGCCAGCGCGAGTTGCGAGACCTCGACCTCGGCCAGTCGTTCCGCACCGCCATTCCCGTGCTGGAATTCGTCGACCGCGCGATTGCAGCGATCGGTCCGGGGGACATGGGGCTGACCGACGGGCACCACCCGCATGTAGGGCAGGACCGGCCTGGCCTCGTCACGCTGTGGAACCCGGTGCATGACGAGCGCGGGCAGGAAGGCGATGACCCGGAAGAAGAGGGGCAGGAAAACTGGCTCGCCCGGCATGACCGCAAACTGGCGGAGAAAATCGCCACGCAGGTCGCGCGCTGGACCAAGGGGGCAGAACCATTCGCCTTGCAGAAAGGCACGCATCGCAACGCCCGTCCGGGTGACATCATGGTGCTGGTGCGCAGCCGCAAGGAGCTGGCCGGGCTGATCGTTGCACGGCTTCATGCCAAGGGCGTGCCCGTCGCGGGGGTCGACCGGCTGCGGCTGGGAGAGCCGCTGGCGGTGAAGGACCTGATGTCGGCACTGCGCTTTGCAGTGCAGCCGCTTGACGATCTGGAACTGGCGAACCTGCTGTCCTCGCCGCTGGTAGGGTGGTCGCAAGATGATCTGCTGGCACATGTCCCGCGCGCGAAGGGCAAGCGGCTGTGGCATCATCTGCGCGAGCACGCCGATCCCTTCGTGCAGGCGACGGTCGCCCGGCTGCGCGAGTTGTTGGCGCTGGCCGATTTCGAAACGCCGCAGGCTTTGCTGCAATGGCTGCTGGTGGGGCCATGGCAGGGTCGGGCGAAGCTGGTCGCGCGCCTGGGGCGCGAGGCCAACGATCCGATCGACGAATTGCTCAATGCTGCGTTCGGCTATGAAGCGAGCCATACCGCCAGCCTCGCCGGCTTCATACAGTGGTTCGACGCGGGCGAGGGCGAGCTTAAGCGCGACCCGGATGACGCGCCTGACCTGGTGCGGGTGATGACCGTGCACGGCTCCAAGGGCCTGCAGGCGCCGATCGTGATCCTGGCCGATGCCACCAGCGCACCGGGCAAGGTGCGCGATGTCGAGCTGGCGGAACAAGCCGCCGGGCAAGACTTGGACGATGCGCGCAAGGTGCCGATGCCGTCGCTGGGCAAGGAGATGCAGATCGGGCGCGTGGCCGATGCTTACGAAGCGGCCAAGGAAGCCGAATTGCAGGAGCATTGGCGGCTGCTCTATGTCGCGATGACCCGCGCGGAAGAGGCACTGTTCATCGGGGGTTCGCTCGGCCCCAAGGCCAGGAACGGCCCGCATGAAGACAGCTGGTACGCGCGGCTTGCCCCGCTGTTTGGCGAGAATGCGCTGGGAGACGATCTATGGCGCGCGCGGCGCGAATGGGGTGAACGGGCACCGCCGGTTGCGGCTCAAACGGAAGCCATAACGCCTGAAAAACTGGCAGAGCCCGCCTGGCTGCGCCGCCCGATCGGGCCGGAGCCTCGCCCACCGCGGCCGCTTGCGCCATCGTCTGCGGGTGAAGAGCAGGGCAGCGATCCGCCGTTGCCGCCGGAGGTGGCACGCGAAGCCGCGCGGCGCGGCGTACTGATCCATGCCCTGCTGGAACGCTTGCCCGATCTTGCGCCTTCAGATCGCCCAGCGGCCGCAGCGCGCTGGCTTGAGCGGCAGGCGCGCGAGCTTGACGAAGCAGCGCGGCAGGAAATTGCGGCACGGGCGCTCGAGGTGCTGGCGCAGCCCGATCTGGCCGAGGTGTTCAGCCATGCCTCGCTGGCCGAGGTCCCGCTCGCAGCGACGGTTGACGGCGTCGTCATCGCCGGAATCGCTGACCGGTTGCTTGTCACCCCTGAGCAGGTGACCGTGGTCGATTACAAGACTGCGCGGCGCCCGCCCGCCCGGCTGGAAGACATCCCCGAATCCACGCTGCGGCAGATGGCGGCCTATGTCGCCGCGCTGGAAGTGATATATCCCGGGCGCACGGTGCGCGCCGCAATCGTCTACACCCAGACGCCGCAGATTTTCGAATTGCCGCAGGAACTTGTCGGGTTACACAAAAACGCCTTCCAATCCGCGCAGCAAAGCTATGCGACATCACCCGTTGAGTGA
- the ahcY gene encoding adenosylhomocysteinase codes for MSVAEAAQDYIIKDIALAEFGRDEIEIAETEMPGLMALREEYGAAQPLKGARITGSLHMTIQTAVLIETLVALGAEVRWATCNIFSTQDHAAAAIAAQGIPVFAIKGESLADYWDYVGRIFDWATDSDPDLTANMILDDGGDATMFALWGARIEAGESMPDPGNAEEIEFQRALKAFVKARPGYLTRTVKNIKGVSEETTTGVMRLYQIAKQGKLPFPAINVNDSVTKSKFDNLYGCKESLVDAIRRATDVMLAGKVACVAGYGDVGKGSAASLRDGGARVMVTEIDPICALQAAMDGFEVVSMEEAAKRADIFVTATGNEDVITGEHMKAMKNMAIVCNIGHFDSEIQISALDNYEWKQIKEGTDKVTFPDGKSILVLAKGRLVNLGCATGHPSFVMSSSFTNQTLAQIELFTKSDEYDNQVYVLPKHLDEKVAALHLEKLGVQLTRLSQKQAEYIGVSVEGPFKPDHYRY; via the coding sequence TTGTCCGTGGCTGAAGCTGCCCAGGATTACATCATCAAGGATATTGCGCTGGCCGAATTTGGCCGCGACGAGATCGAGATCGCCGAAACCGAAATGCCGGGCCTCATGGCTTTGCGCGAGGAATATGGCGCGGCGCAGCCGCTCAAGGGCGCGCGGATCACTGGCTCGCTCCACATGACGATCCAGACCGCGGTGCTGATCGAAACGCTGGTGGCGCTGGGTGCGGAAGTGCGCTGGGCGACCTGCAACATCTTCTCGACGCAGGATCACGCGGCGGCGGCGATCGCGGCGCAGGGCATTCCGGTGTTCGCGATCAAGGGCGAAAGCCTGGCGGATTACTGGGACTATGTCGGCCGCATCTTCGACTGGGCGACCGATTCCGACCCTGACCTGACCGCCAACATGATCCTCGACGATGGCGGCGATGCCACCATGTTCGCGCTGTGGGGCGCGCGCATCGAAGCGGGCGAGTCCATGCCCGATCCGGGCAATGCCGAGGAAATCGAATTCCAGCGCGCGCTGAAGGCCTTCGTGAAGGCGCGGCCGGGCTATCTCACCCGTACCGTGAAGAACATCAAGGGCGTGTCGGAGGAGACCACCACCGGCGTGATGCGGCTGTACCAGATCGCCAAGCAGGGCAAGCTGCCGTTCCCCGCGATCAATGTGAACGACAGCGTGACCAAGTCGAAGTTCGATAACCTCTACGGCTGCAAGGAATCGCTGGTCGACGCGATCCGCCGCGCAACCGACGTGATGCTGGCGGGCAAGGTCGCCTGTGTCGCGGGCTATGGCGACGTGGGCAAGGGCTCGGCCGCATCGCTGCGTGACGGCGGGGCGCGCGTGATGGTGACGGAGATCGACCCGATCTGCGCGCTTCAGGCGGCGATGGACGGCTTTGAAGTCGTCTCGATGGAGGAAGCGGCCAAGCGCGCCGATATCTTCGTGACCGCGACCGGCAATGAAGACGTGATCACCGGCGAGCACATGAAGGCGATGAAGAACATGGCCATAGTCTGCAACATCGGCCACTTCGACAGCGAGATCCAGATCAGCGCGCTCGACAATTACGAGTGGAAGCAGATCAAGGAAGGCACCGACAAGGTCACTTTCCCCGATGGCAAGTCGATCCTGGTGCTGGCCAAGGGCCGGCTGGTGAACCTGGGCTGTGCCACCGGCCACCCCAGCTTCGTGATGTCGAGCAGCTTTACCAACCAGACGCTGGCGCAGATCGAACTGTTCACCAAGTCGGACGAGTATGACAACCAGGTCTATGTCCTGCCCAAGCATCTCGACGAGAAGGTGGCCGCGCTGCACCTCGAAAAGCTGGGCGTGCAGCTGACCAGGCTGAGCCAGAAGCAGGCCGAATACATCGGCGTATCGGTGGAAGGGCCGTTCAAGCCGGACCATTACCGCTACTGA
- a CDS encoding phosphotransferase has protein sequence MSELPAGLVEFLESAGWGGAAIDPIPGDASFRRYFRVRHGARQAMLMHAPPPHEDPAPFLLVAQWLTNNGMRAPEIYAQNPREGWVLTEDFGNDRMRDWLDDNPDAEVSAYAGAIDALVALHRLDPGPFSPYDLAAYQREAALLTEWYCPAVGLSVDEEGYRAAWDEVLSPMLARQQPGVTVLRDYHAENIMLLGDPREGAPQGLIDFQDALVGHAAYDLVSLLQDARRDVAPELERAMLDRYIAACAPGPEFEADYARLGAQRNAKIVGIFTRLYKRDGKPRYLELIPRVWALMERDLAHPALAPVARWFDANIPDELRASGGGTIA, from the coding sequence ATGAGCGAACTTCCTGCTGGACTGGTTGAATTTCTCGAAAGCGCGGGCTGGGGCGGGGCGGCGATCGACCCGATCCCGGGCGATGCATCGTTCCGGCGCTATTTCCGTGTCCGTCACGGTGCGAGGCAAGCCATGCTGATGCATGCGCCGCCACCGCATGAGGACCCGGCGCCGTTCCTGCTCGTTGCCCAGTGGCTCACCAATAACGGCATGCGCGCGCCTGAAATCTACGCCCAGAACCCGCGCGAGGGCTGGGTCCTGACCGAGGATTTCGGCAATGACCGGATGCGCGACTGGCTCGATGACAATCCCGATGCCGAAGTGAGCGCCTATGCGGGCGCAATCGATGCTCTGGTCGCGCTGCATCGGCTCGATCCGGGGCCATTCTCGCCTTACGATCTGGCCGCGTACCAGCGCGAGGCGGCGCTGCTGACCGAATGGTATTGCCCCGCGGTGGGGCTGTCGGTGGACGAAGAGGGATATCGCGCCGCTTGGGACGAGGTGCTTTCGCCCATGCTTGCCCGCCAGCAGCCGGGCGTGACAGTGCTCCGCGACTACCACGCCGAAAACATCATGCTGTTGGGCGATCCACGCGAGGGTGCGCCTCAGGGATTGATCGATTTCCAGGATGCACTGGTGGGCCACGCCGCTTATGACCTCGTCTCCTTGCTGCAGGATGCGCGGCGCGACGTAGCGCCCGAACTGGAGCGGGCAATGCTTGACCGGTACATTGCCGCTTGCGCACCGGGCCCGGAATTCGAGGCGGATTACGCGCGGCTTGGCGCGCAGCGCAATGCCAAGATCGTCGGTATCTTCACCCGGCTTTACAAGCGCGACGGCAAACCACGCTATCTCGAGCTGATCCCGCGCGTATGGGCGCTGATGGAGCGCGACCTGGCGCATCCGGCGCTGGCACCGGTGGCGCGCTGGTTCGACGCGAACATTCCCGATGAATTGCGAGCGAGCGGCGGAGGCACGATCGCATGA
- the tsaE gene encoding tRNA (adenosine(37)-N6)-threonylcarbamoyltransferase complex ATPase subunit type 1 TsaE: protein MIVDLPDLAAMGAFGARIAAQLRAGDVVALSGDLGAGKTTLSRAILKALGHVGEVPSPTFTIIETYTAPPLRIPVVHADFYRLDDPAELRELGLDDYREGAALLAEWPDKAGGFKHEPACLAVTLESVGQGRRAIVEGGADWLGRMP, encoded by the coding sequence GTGATCGTCGATCTGCCCGATCTTGCTGCCATGGGCGCATTTGGCGCGCGCATCGCTGCGCAGCTGCGGGCGGGCGATGTGGTCGCACTTTCAGGCGATCTGGGTGCGGGCAAGACCACCTTGTCACGTGCTATCCTCAAAGCGCTCGGCCATGTCGGCGAGGTGCCGTCACCCACCTTTACCATTATCGAGACCTACACCGCGCCGCCGCTGCGGATCCCGGTTGTCCATGCCGATTTTTATCGGCTCGATGATCCGGCCGAGCTGCGCGAATTGGGCCTGGACGATTATCGCGAAGGCGCAGCGTTGCTCGCCGAATGGCCCGACAAGGCCGGGGGCTTTAAGCATGAACCGGCCTGCCTTGCGGTAACGCTGGAATCTGTGGGGCAGGGCCGAAGGGCGATTGTCGAGGGCGGGGCCGATTGGCTAGGGCGCATGCCATGA
- a CDS encoding PAS domain-containing sensor histidine kinase encodes MDFSPTSLALIGLVLAAWTVAAALLMVRSARRSQRHEAMRRSLARVNGMLDEAPAIPMLVRADGRIEVHDRLAGWLGLASPPQFLSELAGGDGSGITQGQLAQLSEAVRRTQKTAAPFRISISVPESGRSFAFRGTLADARIAPGGAALVWIFDFSESEGELARLREEAAQARGDFSALVGLIEAAPIPMWFRGRDARLRLVNRAYVAAVDADSADDVVAKQIELLEPEKGQSAGDIAMLAAERGEVMERTVPTTIDGSRRQMKVSDLPIGDEGIAGYAIDIEEMEQQAREFRAFRQAQRAMLDQLSVGVAQFEANQKLVFANRPFLRLFDLPFGIVGDAIPFERFLSDAREKRRTPEVRDFPLWRREHIAWFSASEAQEEAWPLPGGTHLRIVAQPMPDGGLVLFAEDQTEQLALSATRDTLLRTRTAMLDSLFEALAVFAPDGSLQLWNRSFAGTWGLEPELLDNHPPADGLLAAIAPNLAEPNQAGAIGEIIRAATLDRREKGGRVELADGRTLEFAGIPLPDGNGLLTVLDITDSQMAEAALRERNIALEEADAVKARFLANMSYEFRTPLTSIGGFAELIQSGAAGPVSDQMKEYVDAILASVGRLTEQVENVLDLSQSEAGLLPISKQRLEMLSFVTEIVREREEAIKQAGLTLDLRGNPGGAIDADKRQLGRAIGQLLDNAIAATGKGGKILVDIARTREGARIVVSDNGPGMSKQDLLRVQEGVRIQPGAKVEPRQGLGIPLARQLVEAHGGTLTLESRKGVGTTALILLP; translated from the coding sequence ATGGATTTCTCGCCGACATCGCTGGCGCTGATTGGCCTGGTGCTTGCCGCCTGGACGGTAGCGGCTGCCTTGCTGATGGTGCGGTCGGCGCGCCGGTCGCAGCGGCATGAAGCGATGCGGCGTTCGCTGGCCCGTGTGAACGGCATGCTTGATGAAGCGCCGGCCATTCCCATGCTGGTGCGCGCCGACGGGCGGATTGAGGTGCATGACCGGCTGGCAGGCTGGCTGGGCTTGGCGAGCCCGCCGCAATTCCTGAGCGAGCTTGCCGGGGGTGACGGCTCCGGCATCACGCAGGGTCAGCTGGCGCAGCTTTCCGAAGCGGTGCGGCGCACGCAGAAAACCGCTGCGCCATTCCGCATTTCGATCAGCGTGCCTGAGAGCGGGCGCAGCTTCGCCTTTCGCGGCACGCTGGCCGATGCGCGGATCGCCCCGGGCGGGGCGGCGCTGGTGTGGATCTTCGATTTCAGCGAAAGCGAAGGCGAACTCGCGCGCCTGCGGGAGGAAGCTGCCCAGGCGAGGGGTGATTTCAGTGCGCTGGTCGGCCTGATCGAAGCTGCACCGATCCCGATGTGGTTCCGCGGGCGCGATGCGCGGCTGCGGCTTGTAAATCGTGCCTATGTTGCCGCCGTCGATGCCGATAGCGCCGACGACGTGGTGGCGAAGCAGATCGAGCTGCTCGAACCTGAAAAAGGGCAATCTGCGGGTGACATCGCCATGCTGGCTGCCGAACGCGGCGAAGTGATGGAACGCACCGTGCCGACGACGATCGACGGATCGCGCCGCCAGATGAAGGTCAGCGACCTGCCGATCGGCGACGAAGGAATCGCGGGCTACGCGATCGACATCGAGGAAATGGAGCAGCAGGCGCGCGAATTCCGTGCCTTTCGCCAGGCCCAGCGCGCGATGCTGGACCAGCTTTCCGTGGGTGTGGCGCAGTTCGAAGCCAATCAGAAGCTTGTCTTTGCCAATCGTCCGTTCCTGCGCCTGTTCGACTTGCCCTTCGGTATCGTCGGTGATGCAATCCCGTTCGAACGCTTCCTCAGCGATGCGCGGGAAAAGCGCCGCACGCCCGAAGTGCGCGATTTCCCGCTTTGGCGGCGCGAGCATATCGCCTGGTTCAGCGCCAGCGAAGCGCAGGAGGAGGCATGGCCACTGCCCGGCGGCACGCATCTGCGGATTGTGGCCCAGCCGATGCCCGATGGCGGGCTGGTGTTGTTTGCGGAAGACCAGACCGAGCAGCTGGCGCTTTCGGCAACGCGCGACACCTTGCTGCGCACCCGCACAGCCATGCTCGACAGCCTGTTCGAAGCGCTGGCGGTGTTCGCGCCCGATGGATCGCTGCAATTGTGGAACCGCAGCTTTGCCGGAACCTGGGGTCTCGAACCCGAACTGCTCGACAACCATCCACCCGCTGACGGTTTGCTGGCTGCGATCGCGCCCAATCTCGCAGAACCCAATCAGGCAGGTGCGATTGGCGAGATCATTCGCGCCGCCACGCTTGACCGGCGCGAAAAAGGCGGGCGGGTCGAACTGGCCGATGGGCGAACGCTGGAATTTGCCGGCATCCCGCTGCCCGATGGCAATGGCCTGCTGACGGTGCTGGACATCACGGACTCGCAAATGGCCGAGGCCGCGCTGCGCGAACGCAACATTGCACTGGAAGAGGCGGACGCGGTGAAGGCCCGCTTCCTGGCCAATATGTCCTATGAATTCCGCACGCCGCTGACCTCGATTGGCGGGTTTGCCGAGCTGATCCAAAGCGGTGCCGCAGGGCCGGTAAGCGACCAGATGAAGGAATATGTCGACGCGATCCTGGCCTCGGTCGGCCGGCTGACCGAGCAGGTGGAGAACGTGCTCGACCTGTCGCAAAGCGAGGCAGGGCTGCTGCCGATTTCCAAACAGCGGCTGGAGATGCTGTCCTTCGTCACGGAGATCGTGCGCGAGCGCGAAGAAGCGATCAAGCAAGCAGGCCTCACGCTGGACCTGCGCGGTAACCCCGGCGGGGCGATCGATGCCGACAAACGCCAGCTGGGGCGGGCGATCGGCCAACTGCTCGACAACGCGATTGCGGCCACCGGCAAGGGCGGCAAAATCCTGGTCGATATCGCGCGCACCCGCGAAGGCGCTCGCATCGTCGTGTCGGACAACGGCCCCGGCATGAGCAAGCAGGACTTGCTTCGCGTGCAGGAAGGGGTGCGGATCCAGCCCGGAGCCAAGGTCGAGCCGCGCCAGGGGCTCGGCATTCCGCTGGCGCGGCAGCTGGTCGAGGCGCACGGCGGCACGCTGACGCTGGAAAGCCGCAAGGGCGTGGGAACGACCGCGTTGATCCTGCTGCCGTGA
- a CDS encoding PD-(D/E)XK nuclease family protein — translation MPGPEFRIGLAAHDLASALGAPEVVLTRAIRDMDGPTIPSRFLLRVQALLGENAKDHEEREAPQLAAQLDRQAEQGEAYPRPEPCPDASLRDVPIKVTGLDRLLGDPYQFYAQEILRLRKLDPLAADPDKDFAWKGTQVHAILQRWHEAQLQGEDPDIRAVAEAFLREANIHPLMWGLWRPRILEGLAWVAEEIAQRPDRRLIAVERKGEMTFDGVKVYGRADRIDRMPDGTLAIVDYKTNDPPSAKKVEKGFALQMGTMGLIARDGKFGDISGETTKYEYWSLAKADGDFGYIATPWKDGGKRTGIDPEDFLPEHERFLQKAIGKFIKGTDPFTAKLNPAYPGYTDYDQLMRLDEWQIQLADTDGEGEA, via the coding sequence ATGCCGGGGCCGGAATTCCGCATCGGCCTTGCCGCGCATGACCTGGCGAGCGCGCTGGGCGCGCCCGAAGTAGTGCTGACCCGCGCGATCCGCGACATGGACGGGCCGACCATCCCCTCGCGCTTCCTGCTGCGAGTGCAAGCGCTGCTGGGCGAGAATGCGAAGGACCATGAGGAGCGCGAGGCACCGCAGCTCGCGGCGCAACTTGACCGGCAGGCTGAACAGGGCGAGGCCTATCCGCGCCCCGAACCCTGCCCCGATGCCAGCCTGCGCGATGTGCCGATCAAGGTGACCGGGCTCGACCGGTTGCTGGGTGATCCCTACCAGTTCTACGCGCAGGAAATCCTCAGGCTGCGCAAGCTTGACCCGCTCGCTGCCGATCCGGACAAGGATTTTGCCTGGAAGGGCACGCAGGTGCATGCAATCCTGCAGCGCTGGCACGAGGCGCAGCTGCAAGGTGAAGATCCGGACATTCGGGCCGTCGCCGAGGCGTTCCTGCGCGAAGCCAATATCCACCCGCTGATGTGGGGCCTGTGGCGCCCGCGCATCCTTGAGGGGCTGGCGTGGGTGGCAGAAGAGATTGCACAGAGGCCGGACCGACGGTTGATCGCGGTCGAGCGAAAGGGCGAGATGACGTTCGACGGGGTCAAGGTCTATGGCCGGGCAGACCGGATCGACCGGATGCCGGACGGAACGCTGGCGATTGTCGATTACAAGACGAATGATCCACCCTCCGCCAAAAAAGTGGAAAAGGGCTTTGCGCTGCAGATGGGAACGATGGGCCTGATCGCGCGCGACGGTAAGTTCGGTGACATATCCGGCGAGACTACAAAGTACGAATACTGGTCGCTCGCCAAAGCTGATGGAGATTTTGGTTACATCGCGACGCCGTGGAAGGACGGAGGCAAGAGAACTGGAATCGATCCCGAAGATTTCCTGCCGGAGCATGAGCGCTTCCTGCAAAAGGCAATCGGCAAGTTCATCAAGGGCACCGATCCCTTCACCGCCAAGCTCAACCCCGCCTATCCCGGCTACACCGATTATGACCAGCTGATGCGGCTCGACGAGTGGCAGATCCAGCTGGCCGATACCGACGGGGAGGGCGAAGCGTGA
- a CDS encoding nucleotidyltransferase family protein, protein MSDLASDTAMVLAAGLGKRMRPLTASQPKPMVRVGGKPLIDHALDRLVAAGVARAVVNVHYLAGALEAHLRERKAPAITISDERAQLLETGGGMVKALPHLPDPFFSLNADNIWLDGPRNAFHDLSLMWDAERMDALLLLVPHARAMNFSGPGDFHMDALGRLSRRKPGRIAPFIYTGIQLVSHRLMRDAPEGPFSTNVLWNRAIEEGRLFGTSFTGQWFEVGTPEAIAPTEEALRRG, encoded by the coding sequence ATGAGCGATCTCGCGAGCGATACCGCAATGGTGCTCGCGGCGGGCCTCGGCAAGCGGATGCGCCCGCTCACCGCTAGCCAGCCCAAGCCGATGGTGCGGGTGGGGGGGAAGCCGCTGATCGATCACGCGCTCGACCGGCTTGTCGCGGCGGGTGTGGCCCGCGCGGTGGTCAACGTGCATTACCTGGCGGGCGCGCTGGAAGCGCATCTGCGCGAGCGCAAGGCCCCTGCGATCACGATATCGGACGAACGCGCGCAGCTGCTCGAAACGGGTGGCGGGATGGTGAAGGCTCTGCCGCACCTGCCCGATCCGTTTTTCTCGCTCAATGCCGACAACATCTGGCTCGACGGGCCGCGCAACGCCTTCCATGACCTGTCGCTGATGTGGGATGCGGAGCGGATGGATGCGCTGCTATTGTTGGTGCCGCATGCGCGGGCGATGAACTTCAGCGGGCCCGGCGATTTCCATATGGATGCGCTGGGGCGGCTGAGCCGCCGCAAGCCGGGGCGGATTGCACCCTTTATCTACACCGGCATCCAGCTGGTCTCGCACCGCCTGATGCGCGATGCGCCGGAAGGCCCCTTCTCGACCAATGTCCTGTGGAACCGCGCGATCGAGGAAGGCCGGCTGTTCGGCACATCCTTTACCGGGCAATGGTTCGAAGTCGGCACTCCGGAAGCGATCGCGCCGACCGAAGAAGCGCTGCGGCGTGGGTGA